A single window of Vibrio sp. SCSIO 43137 DNA harbors:
- a CDS encoding DUF1481 domain-containing protein, giving the protein MKTKTLTLLLSALLFGCSSQPSTDADNRFQNMSGGQSVGDATSFYWYSEELEYPYSAADYVDSGKHGWYFSDYRWRDGVVREIVRQGEQLEEKNGLVPFKIHLRFNQSGEAVYQQYRLDGKVLPMQPQQITMVQNSAESIKNTVKKQHAKGQRLIQGYWDGKGFRTCSGETYQNVEFNQILPDFVVNRLANLDSYAAFLGTTSPSKLVVQDLYMLEEDSVDCVNRPLLITEE; this is encoded by the coding sequence ATGAAAACAAAAACACTTACCCTCCTGCTTAGCGCCCTTCTATTCGGTTGTTCCTCTCAACCCTCTACAGATGCTGACAATCGTTTTCAGAATATGAGTGGCGGCCAGTCCGTAGGTGACGCGACCAGCTTCTACTGGTATAGCGAGGAGTTGGAATACCCATATTCAGCTGCCGATTATGTCGATTCAGGCAAGCATGGCTGGTATTTTTCTGATTATCGTTGGCGTGATGGTGTGGTGCGGGAAATTGTTCGTCAGGGCGAGCAACTAGAAGAAAAAAATGGCTTAGTTCCGTTTAAAATCCACCTGAGGTTTAATCAGAGTGGAGAGGCAGTTTACCAACAATACCGGCTTGATGGTAAGGTGCTTCCTATGCAGCCTCAGCAGATTACTATGGTGCAAAATAGTGCTGAGTCCATAAAAAATACGGTTAAAAAACAACACGCTAAAGGGCAGCGATTGATTCAGGGCTATTGGGATGGTAAAGGATTCAGAACCTGTTCAGGAGAAACTTACCAGAATGTCGAATTTAATCAGATTTTGCCTGACTTTGTCGTGAACCGTTTAGCTAACCTCGACAGTTATGCCGCTTTTTTAGGGACCACATCGCCTTCTAAGCTGGTGGTGCAGGATCTCTATATGCTTGAAGAGGATAGTGTGGATTGTGTTAATCGTCCGTTGCTGATCACGGAAGAATAA
- the purD gene encoding phosphoribosylamine--glycine ligase — MQVLIIGSGGREHALAWKAAQNPEVETVYVAPGNAGTAIEPGVRNVAIEVEDISSLVEFAKNNQIELTIVGPEAPLVIGVVDAFRDAGLAIFGPTKAAAQLEGSKAFTKDFLDRHNIPTGSYANFTEIEPALAYVRQQGAPIVVKADGLAAGKGVIVAMTLEEAEAAIKDMLADNAFGDAGSRVVIEEFLSGEEASFIVMVDGKNVLPMATSQDHKRVGDGDSGPNTGGMGAYSPAPVVTAEIHDRIMNEVIYPTVEGMAAEGAPYTGFLYAGLMIDESGTPKVIEYNCRFGDPETQPIMMRMKSDLVDLCLSAVRQELDQCSSDWDSRAAVGVVLAAGGYPASYQKGDTISGLAETGSADKQVFHAGTTIKDNQVVTNGGRVLCATALGNSVSEAQRSAYQLAEAINWNGMFYRKDIGYRAIERENS; from the coding sequence ATGCAAGTGTTAATTATCGGTTCTGGTGGTCGTGAACACGCATTGGCCTGGAAGGCCGCACAAAACCCTGAAGTTGAAACCGTTTATGTTGCGCCAGGTAATGCCGGTACAGCAATAGAACCCGGTGTCCGCAATGTCGCTATTGAGGTAGAAGATATTTCCTCTCTGGTTGAGTTCGCCAAAAACAATCAGATCGAACTGACCATTGTCGGCCCTGAAGCCCCTCTGGTGATTGGTGTGGTCGATGCTTTCCGTGATGCCGGACTAGCCATCTTTGGCCCGACAAAAGCCGCAGCACAACTGGAAGGCTCTAAGGCCTTTACCAAGGACTTTCTTGACCGCCACAATATCCCTACCGGAAGCTACGCTAATTTCACCGAGATTGAGCCGGCTCTTGCCTATGTCCGGCAGCAAGGCGCACCTATTGTAGTTAAAGCAGATGGTCTAGCCGCAGGTAAAGGCGTTATCGTCGCAATGACGCTGGAAGAAGCTGAAGCCGCTATCAAAGACATGCTGGCCGATAACGCCTTTGGTGATGCCGGCAGCCGTGTGGTGATAGAAGAGTTTCTTAGTGGAGAAGAGGCCAGCTTTATTGTTATGGTAGACGGTAAAAATGTTCTGCCTATGGCCACCAGTCAGGATCACAAACGTGTAGGTGATGGTGACAGCGGGCCGAATACCGGAGGTATGGGCGCCTACTCTCCTGCTCCTGTCGTTACCGCCGAGATCCATGACAGAATCATGAATGAAGTGATTTATCCGACCGTTGAAGGAATGGCAGCCGAGGGCGCTCCTTATACCGGCTTTCTCTATGCAGGCCTGATGATTGATGAGTCCGGCACTCCTAAAGTGATTGAGTACAACTGCCGCTTTGGTGATCCGGAAACTCAGCCAATTATGATGCGAATGAAATCTGACTTGGTTGATCTCTGCCTCAGTGCTGTCAGACAAGAGCTGGATCAATGCTCGTCTGACTGGGACTCAAGAGCAGCCGTAGGTGTTGTTCTCGCAGCCGGCGGCTACCCGGCGTCTTACCAGAAAGGCGATACTATCTCAGGGCTTGCTGAAACAGGCTCAGCAGATAAGCAGGTGTTTCATGCAGGAACAACCATTAAGGATAACCAGGTTGTGACTAACGGTGGCCGGGTACTTTGTGCAACCGCCCTAGGAAATAGCGTCTCAGAAGCTCAGAGAAGCGCCTACCAGCTTGCAGAAGCAATTAACTGGAATGGTATGTTCTATCGTAAAGATATTGGTTACAGAGCCATAGAGCGCGAAAATAGCTAA
- a CDS encoding CNNM domain-containing protein, which produces MLLLTFYISLSIGVSFICSVLEAVLLSITPSYLAQLRQNNHPSAAKLSRLKEDIDRPLASILTLNTIAHTIGAAGAGAQAAHVFGSQWLGLFSALLTLGILLLSEIVPKTIGATYWRQLAPAAAAVLKWMIWALTPFVWASEQITKRLAHGHTPPKLRDEISAMAMLAHESGEINEEESRILSNLLSIRNVPVTQVMTPRPVVFRVEAEQTINQFLQDNHDIPFSRPLIYSQQKDNIIGFVHRLELFKLQQSGCGEKQLGAVMRPINVLLNNINLPKAFDHMMKNRLQLVLIVDEYGTIQGIVTLEDIFEYLLGEEIVDEADHATDMQQLAYQRWERWKQTHDVKESKE; this is translated from the coding sequence ATGCTGCTATTAACTTTCTATATCTCCTTATCCATCGGGGTGTCATTTATCTGCTCGGTTCTGGAAGCCGTTTTGTTGAGTATTACCCCCAGCTATCTGGCTCAGTTAAGGCAGAATAATCACCCTTCGGCGGCGAAACTATCACGCCTTAAAGAAGATATCGACAGGCCACTGGCATCGATTCTTACCCTGAATACCATTGCCCATACTATCGGCGCAGCCGGAGCCGGCGCACAAGCCGCACATGTTTTTGGCAGCCAGTGGCTGGGGCTGTTTTCAGCCCTACTCACTTTAGGCATTTTGCTGCTCTCAGAAATTGTGCCTAAAACCATTGGGGCAACCTACTGGCGTCAGTTAGCACCAGCCGCTGCGGCGGTTCTGAAGTGGATGATCTGGGCACTGACACCATTTGTATGGGCATCTGAACAGATTACTAAGCGTCTGGCTCACGGACACACGCCGCCAAAGCTCAGGGATGAGATCTCGGCTATGGCCATGCTGGCTCATGAGAGTGGCGAAATTAATGAAGAAGAGTCCCGTATTCTGAGTAACCTGCTGAGTATCAGAAATGTTCCTGTTACTCAGGTCATGACACCACGCCCTGTAGTATTCAGGGTGGAAGCGGAACAGACCATCAACCAATTTCTTCAGGACAACCATGATATTCCGTTCTCCAGACCACTAATTTATAGTCAGCAGAAAGACAATATTATCGGCTTTGTTCACCGCCTTGAGCTGTTTAAATTGCAACAGTCTGGCTGTGGCGAAAAGCAACTTGGGGCGGTTATGCGCCCTATCAATGTGCTGCTAAACAACATTAATCTGCCTAAAGCCTTTGACCATATGATGAAAAATCGCCTGCAGTTGGTGCTGATCGTCGACGAATACGGCACCATTCAGGGAATAGTCACACTGGAAGATATTTTCGAATATTTGCTGGGAGAAGAGATAGTGGACGAAGCCGACCACGCTACGGATATGCAGCAGTTGGCTTACCAGCGATGGGAGCGCTGGAAGCAGACCCATGATGTAAAAGAAAGTAAGGAGTAG
- the zntR gene encoding Zn(2+)-responsive transcriptional regulator has translation MYLIGELAKLAGISVDTLRFYEKNGLIVPKGRSESGYRIYDQNSVEQVKFILNAKQLGLSLDEIKELLEIRLEATQHSCAEVKAITSAKLSMIDEKIAELTKIRNALKKLNDACCGHSEDNASHCSILEALK, from the coding sequence ATGTACTTAATAGGTGAACTGGCCAAACTGGCCGGGATCAGTGTTGATACGCTGCGGTTTTATGAGAAAAATGGACTTATTGTGCCAAAGGGGCGTAGTGAGTCGGGATATCGTATTTATGACCAGAATAGTGTGGAGCAGGTTAAGTTCATCTTAAATGCAAAGCAGTTAGGACTTTCTCTTGATGAAATAAAAGAACTGCTTGAGATTCGTCTTGAAGCCACCCAGCACAGTTGTGCTGAAGTAAAAGCGATTACCAGTGCGAAACTGAGCATGATTGATGAGAAAATTGCTGAATTGACCAAGATCCGAAATGCCCTTAAAAAGCTGAACGATGCCTGCTGTGGGCATAGTGAAGATAACGCCAGCCACTGCTCTATACTCGAAGCCCTGAAATAA
- a CDS encoding vWA domain-containing protein, producing the protein MTTTKNAITCAIILALLSACSKQESQPPQQTGKTKQPANVQQPASGIQNAVKERVTMEADALVQHAAVQYKRSAQFHSLPVTDGYYQAENRDNYLPSQSNGVVQVKNAPLSTFSIDVDTGSYSNSRSYLNMGKLPPADAIREEAFINYFDYQYQVPESKAQPFSLNSEISAAPWNSQRHLLRIAMKGYDIPASQRKPSNLVFLVDVSGSMNEANKLPLLVRSLSLLTANLTEQDSVSLVTYAGNSSVVLKPTKGDQQQAILNALKSLTSGGGTYGESGIRLAYQQAKSAYIEDGVNRIILATDGDFNVGTTNIDALKQLVEKEKRNGISLTTLGFGRGNYNDAMMEQLANIGDGNHAYIDTLHEAKKVLSRQMSGTLQSIASDVKVQIEFNPDAVKEYRLIGYQNRQLKDEDFNNDAVDAGEIGAGHTVTALYELTLTGNTGQVDNLKYQQNAVLTHSYPEELAEIKVRYKLPGEKNSQRTSVTVKREQLKSNFSNTSSDFQFASAVAAFAQKLKDNKHMDGLSYRQIADIARSNRGNDPYNYRGEFITLVEIAESL; encoded by the coding sequence ATGACGACAACTAAAAACGCCATCACCTGCGCCATTATTCTCGCCCTGCTTTCTGCCTGTTCAAAACAGGAGAGCCAGCCGCCACAACAAACAGGAAAAACCAAACAACCGGCGAATGTGCAACAACCTGCCAGCGGCATCCAAAACGCGGTGAAAGAGAGAGTCACAATGGAGGCGGATGCCTTGGTGCAACATGCTGCTGTACAGTACAAGCGATCTGCTCAGTTTCACTCGCTACCTGTAACAGATGGATACTATCAGGCAGAAAACCGGGATAACTATCTTCCCTCGCAAAGCAACGGCGTGGTTCAGGTAAAAAACGCTCCCCTGTCTACCTTTTCCATTGATGTGGACACAGGAAGCTATAGCAACAGCCGTAGCTATCTCAATATGGGTAAGCTTCCGCCTGCCGATGCCATCAGGGAAGAAGCCTTTATTAACTACTTTGACTACCAATATCAGGTTCCTGAAAGTAAGGCACAGCCTTTCTCCCTCAACAGTGAAATTTCAGCAGCTCCGTGGAATAGCCAGCGCCACCTGCTACGTATTGCCATGAAGGGTTATGATATTCCGGCCTCGCAGCGTAAACCCTCTAATCTGGTTTTTCTGGTGGATGTATCCGGCTCTATGAATGAAGCCAATAAACTGCCTCTGTTGGTAAGAAGCCTCTCCCTGCTTACCGCTAACCTGACGGAACAAGACAGTGTCAGTCTGGTCACTTATGCAGGAAACTCATCTGTGGTTCTGAAACCCACCAAAGGCGATCAGCAGCAGGCTATCCTCAATGCGCTTAAGAGCCTGACATCCGGTGGTGGTACTTATGGTGAAAGTGGTATCAGACTCGCCTACCAGCAAGCAAAATCTGCCTATATCGAAGACGGGGTAAACCGTATTATTCTGGCAACCGATGGCGACTTTAATGTCGGCACCACCAACATTGATGCCTTAAAGCAGCTGGTAGAAAAAGAGAAGCGTAACGGTATTTCTCTCACGACCCTAGGCTTTGGCAGAGGAAACTATAATGATGCCATGATGGAGCAACTGGCGAACATCGGCGACGGCAATCACGCCTATATTGATACCCTTCACGAAGCCAAAAAAGTACTTTCCAGACAAATGAGTGGCACTTTGCAGAGTATTGCTTCAGACGTAAAAGTTCAGATTGAGTTTAACCCTGATGCAGTAAAAGAGTACCGGTTGATTGGCTACCAGAACCGCCAGCTAAAAGATGAAGATTTTAATAACGATGCCGTGGATGCCGGAGAAATTGGCGCAGGACATACGGTCACCGCACTGTATGAACTGACGCTGACTGGAAACACGGGGCAAGTTGATAACCTTAAGTATCAGCAGAATGCAGTGCTAACTCACAGTTACCCTGAAGAGCTGGCTGAAATCAAAGTCCGCTATAAACTTCCCGGAGAGAAGAACAGCCAACGTACCTCTGTAACGGTAAAAAGAGAGCAGCTTAAATCTAATTTCAGCAACACCAGTTCAGACTTTCAGTTTGCCTCAGCAGTCGCTGCCTTTGCGCAGAAGCTCAAAGACAATAAGCATATGGATGGATTATCCTACCGGCAGATAGCGGATATTGCCCGCAGTAACAGAGGAAATGACCCGTATAATTATCGTGGTGAATTTATCACTCTGGTGGAGATAGCAGAGAGCCTTTAA
- the hupA gene encoding nucleoid-associated protein HU-alpha, which yields MNKTQLIDFIAEKADLSKAQAKSALEATLESVTETLKEGDQVQLIGFGTFKVNHRAARTGRNPKTGEEIQIAAANVPAFVAGKALKDSVK from the coding sequence ATGAACAAGACCCAATTAATCGACTTTATCGCTGAGAAGGCGGATCTATCTAAAGCTCAGGCTAAATCTGCACTTGAAGCGACTCTTGAGAGTGTTACTGAGACACTAAAAGAGGGTGACCAAGTTCAACTAATTGGTTTTGGTACTTTTAAAGTAAACCATCGCGCAGCTCGCACAGGTCGTAACCCTAAAACAGGCGAAGAGATCCAAATTGCAGCAGCAAACGTACCAGCATTTGTTGCAGGTAAAGCACTGAAAGATTCAGTGAAGTAA
- a CDS encoding YjaG family protein: MLQNPLQVRLEKFEPWQQITFMASLCERMYPNYAMFCDATDFAESRIYRDILDSIWELLTVKNAKINFERQLEKLEEIIPSSEDYDFYAVYPAIDACIALSTLLHGLLDRDYLFENMIKISQQSVLTVAQLEEAQTGAEITNDNQKENEAVCAEWDVQWAIFRPLREATERDIDLIKDLRAELRDEAISNIGVEI, encoded by the coding sequence ATGTTACAGAATCCTCTTCAAGTTCGCCTTGAGAAATTTGAGCCGTGGCAGCAAATCACTTTTATGGCATCACTGTGTGAGCGCATGTATCCAAATTACGCTATGTTCTGTGATGCGACGGACTTTGCAGAATCCCGTATTTACAGAGATATTCTGGACAGCATCTGGGAACTTCTGACGGTAAAAAACGCCAAGATTAACTTTGAGCGTCAGCTTGAAAAGCTGGAAGAGATTATTCCAAGCTCAGAAGATTATGACTTTTATGCTGTTTATCCTGCCATTGATGCCTGTATTGCTCTTTCAACTCTGCTGCACGGTCTGTTGGACAGAGACTACTTGTTTGAAAATATGATTAAAATAAGCCAGCAGTCAGTGCTGACGGTTGCTCAACTGGAAGAAGCGCAGACAGGAGCAGAGATTACCAACGACAATCAGAAAGAGAATGAAGCAGTTTGCGCTGAGTGGGATGTTCAGTGGGCGATATTCCGCCCGTTAAGAGAAGCAACAGAAAGAGATATAGATCTTATCAAAGATCTGCGTGCAGAGCTTCGAGATGAGGCTATCAGCAATATTGGTGTTGAAATCTAG
- the purH gene encoding bifunctional phosphoribosylaminoimidazolecarboxamide formyltransferase/IMP cyclohydrolase, which translates to MNNARPIRRALISVSDKTGIVEFAQSLSERGVDILSTGGTARLLAEQGIPVTEVSDYTGFPEMMDGRVKTLHPKVHGGVLGRRGQDDSVMEQHGINPIDMVVVNLYPFAETVAKEGCTLEDAVENIDIGGPTMVRSAAKNHKDVTIVVNASDYGRVLEEMNNNQNSLSLKTRFDLAISAFEHTAAYDGMIANYFGTMVPSYGENKEGDEESKFPRTFNQQFEKKQDMRYGENSHQAAAFYVESNPEEASVATARQLQGKALSYNNIADTDAALECVKEFSEPACVIVKHANPCGVALGKDTLEAYNRAYQTDPTSAFGGIIAFNRELDAETAQAIVERQFVEVIIAPSVAEEALAIVAAKKNVRLLECGQWSEKTSGFDVKRVNGGLLVQDRDQGMVSLSDLKVVSKRQPSEEELKDALFCWKVAKFVKSNAIVYAKNDMTIGVGAGQMSRVYSAKIAGIKAADEGLEVAGCVMASDAFFPFRDGIDAAAEAGIKCVIQPGGSMRDQEVINAADEHGMAMIFTGMRHFRH; encoded by the coding sequence ATGAATAACGCCCGCCCTATTCGCCGCGCATTGATTAGCGTCTCAGATAAAACTGGAATTGTTGAGTTTGCTCAGTCTCTTTCTGAGCGAGGTGTTGATATTCTCTCTACCGGAGGCACGGCCCGCCTTCTGGCTGAGCAGGGAATCCCGGTAACAGAAGTTTCTGACTATACCGGATTTCCTGAGATGATGGATGGCCGGGTAAAAACATTACATCCAAAAGTTCATGGCGGGGTACTTGGCCGCAGAGGTCAGGATGATAGTGTAATGGAACAGCATGGCATTAACCCAATTGACATGGTTGTCGTCAACCTCTACCCGTTTGCTGAAACCGTAGCAAAAGAAGGTTGCACACTGGAAGATGCGGTAGAAAACATCGATATCGGTGGCCCGACAATGGTTCGTAGTGCAGCTAAAAACCACAAAGATGTAACTATTGTGGTCAACGCTTCAGACTATGGCCGGGTGTTGGAAGAGATGAACAACAATCAGAACTCTCTTAGCCTGAAAACCCGCTTTGACCTTGCTATCTCTGCTTTTGAGCACACCGCGGCTTATGACGGCATGATTGCCAACTACTTCGGCACCATGGTTCCATCTTACGGCGAGAACAAAGAAGGCGATGAAGAGTCCAAGTTCCCGCGTACTTTCAATCAGCAGTTCGAGAAAAAGCAGGATATGCGCTACGGCGAGAACAGCCATCAGGCTGCCGCTTTTTATGTTGAGTCAAATCCTGAGGAAGCATCAGTTGCCACAGCACGTCAGCTTCAGGGTAAAGCCCTCTCTTATAACAACATCGCTGATACCGATGCTGCCCTTGAGTGCGTAAAAGAGTTTTCAGAGCCAGCCTGTGTCATCGTTAAACACGCTAACCCATGTGGAGTGGCTTTAGGAAAAGACACTCTGGAAGCCTATAACCGCGCTTACCAGACAGACCCGACTTCCGCTTTCGGCGGTATTATCGCCTTTAACCGCGAGCTGGATGCTGAAACGGCACAAGCTATTGTTGAAAGACAGTTTGTTGAGGTCATTATCGCACCATCTGTTGCCGAAGAAGCTCTTGCCATCGTTGCTGCAAAGAAAAACGTTCGCCTGCTAGAGTGTGGCCAGTGGTCAGAAAAGACATCCGGCTTTGACGTTAAACGCGTGAACGGCGGACTACTGGTTCAGGATCGCGATCAGGGCATGGTTTCACTGTCGGATCTGAAAGTGGTTTCTAAGCGTCAGCCAAGTGAAGAGGAGCTGAAAGACGCCCTATTCTGCTGGAAGGTGGCTAAGTTTGTGAAATCCAATGCCATTGTATACGCCAAAAATGATATGACAATCGGCGTAGGTGCCGGCCAGATGAGTCGGGTTTACTCAGCCAAAATCGCTGGTATTAAAGCCGCAGACGAAGGGTTGGAAGTGGCTGGCTGTGTTATGGCATCTGATGCATTCTTCCCGTTCCGTGATGGTATTGATGCCGCTGCCGAAGCGGGTATTAAATGTGTTATTCAGCCGGGCGGTTCCATGCGGGATCAGGAAGTGATTAATGCAGCCGATGAGCACGGTATGGCAATGATCTTTACCGGAATGCGTCATTTCCGTCACTAA
- a CDS encoding sigma-70 family RNA polymerase sigma factor, producing the protein MEKLSDEQLMEAFGKGDQNAFALLYSRHKDALYRYFLRQGNNTSPARAEEMYQEVWFKVIDQAKRYKPEAKFTTWLYRIAHNLLIDEYRKQMSESSFQQQTEEPEILHSDSGEQESQALSYCLSKLPLHQKEAFMLRHNSDFSPVQISDIVGAKPEAVKTRLRYAMQQLRDCLTRKLGAEI; encoded by the coding sequence ATGGAAAAACTGAGCGATGAACAGTTAATGGAAGCCTTTGGCAAAGGTGATCAAAACGCCTTTGCCCTACTCTATTCCCGTCACAAAGATGCCCTGTATCGTTATTTTCTTCGGCAGGGCAACAACACCAGCCCTGCAAGGGCGGAAGAGATGTATCAGGAAGTCTGGTTTAAAGTGATTGATCAGGCTAAGCGTTACAAGCCAGAGGCGAAATTTACCACCTGGCTGTATCGCATAGCCCATAATTTGCTTATTGATGAGTATCGTAAACAGATGTCCGAAAGCAGCTTTCAGCAGCAGACAGAAGAGCCGGAAATCCTGCACAGTGATTCCGGTGAGCAGGAGTCACAGGCCTTAAGCTATTGTCTGTCTAAATTGCCACTGCATCAGAAAGAAGCCTTTATGTTGCGCCATAACTCTGATTTCAGTCCCGTACAAATAAGCGACATAGTCGGCGCCAAACCAGAAGCCGTAAAAACCCGGCTAAGGTACGCCATGCAACAGTTGCGTGACTGCCTGACAAGGAAACTCGGAGCAGAAATATGA